The genomic window GAGCGTCGCTATCACAGGGACCGACAAAATCAGGCAGAGCTTTCGCTCAGTATGTGACCCCCATCACCCAAGTCCATCCGCGATGGCCGACCACGGAGAGATGCAGACGACGACTGAATCAGAGCACGGTAGAAGCGAAGACCACGTAAGTACATTGATTTGATTGACCTTTACCTTTTTCAGTCAGACATGCATGTACTGCTGGTAGCTAATCTAAATTACGATGTGACTTTGTTTTGTAGACCAATCTCCTCGGAAGCAACTGATTGAGTTGGGGAAGGTGTGGTTGACTGAGGCAGTCTTCTGGCACTGCAATGGCCACACCAGAATGGTGTTGTTGAGTAGTTGCAGTTTTAACTTTCTACTGTTCCTTGTGACATGCTTCATACCCTGCCCCTCATTCTATTCTTTCTCTGATGCAATCTACCAAATCCATTGTAAGCACGATGGCCGCTCGGGAATTGCTGCAATCATTGCCAATAGTATCCTTCCAAGGCACATAACAGGTTGTTGCAGAAGAGTTTTCGAATGTGACCCCGTGCTGCTGCAACATTGTGAAAGAAAAGTTAAGAAAAGTTTTTCTCTTTTTCTACGTTAAGGCATAGCTTTGGTCATGTTTGACTTTGCTAGTTGTCGGTgtgatttgtgtgtgtgtgtgtgtgtgtgtgtgcgcgcgtgttgATTGTGTGCATTCTGGTTATGCAGAGGTCgagtgtgtgctcattgtgtttgtatcacttgatgcttcattttgagctaATAAAATCCACAATTTGTCAAAAAAAAAACTTTTTAGAATTGGGTGCCAAGGAGAGTGATGAATTGACTTGCTGCAAGCCCATGCTGGCAGACGCGTATATAGCCTGCAGCTAGGTAGGTGGTAGTAATATCTCAAGCCTGTGATTTTGTGACGTTTTGAAAATTAGTGCAACAAATTAAAGGAGGTCTTCGTTTGCTGATGCTTTCATTCCAGCAAAGGAATGGTGATGTATCCAATCGAAATGGTGAGCATCCTGGCTTCAAGTCCTGTCCTTCAAGCGAAATGGTGATGTATCCAAGCGAAATGGTGAGCGCCTGCTTTACTCGAACTTGTTGTATTAGAAGATGATTAGAAGATGTCGGAGGTGATCATTGATGGAAGCCTTGCAACTACGAAACTGTTTGGCAAATGGTGCTGCTCTGCTTCCCAATCATACATACCCGATGAATGCTTGCTTAATTACTTGGACTACTAAACTATCTCTGCCTGTGTTGATCCACCCTATGCATCTCAACATTTGCCAAAGGTGCATGGTGCTCATGTTTGCTTTGGTCTACTGGTTTTTTTCTTCTTACTAACCCTTTTGACCGTCGTGTTGTTGCTCCATCACAAATCTGAGCTTAATTTCGACGACGCGCCGGAAGGCTGGCTGGACGTTTCTTTCTTTCCTTATTTACATTCAGAGAAATTTCTAACTACTTCCTCCGTTTTAAAATAAGTGTCGTGAATCACGTCACTTATATTGGAACAAGCTATTCAAATTTCTTTGATTGCATTAAAGCCCCACACCACATCTGAACTCGCCGCACGCTTTCTACTTTTCTTTTTCGTTATCTGATTCATAAAAAAGGCTTAAAATTGTTCAATTTTTTCAAAACAGTTGAGATTctgaaaattgttcatgttttctaAACGAATTCGTGTTTTAAAAACAATATTCACCCATTTAAGTTTTTTGTGCCGGAACAAAAATGTTCCAGAACATTCAAAACTTGTTCgagttttcaattttttttgttaaaGATAGTTCTGTGAAGTGGGGAACTGGGCTGCTCGACTGGCCCATGCAGTGGTTGTGCGATCCGAGAGGAGCGTTGGATAGTTCTGTGACTTTCAATCAGGGCTGGGCCTTTAAGTTTTTCCTTTTCGTTTTTATTTTCTACTTTCGAGTTTGGAAAATAATTTTGTAAATTTACTTCAACTCAAATTTGGAAATGTACCAGCAAGTTTTTAAAAACAAACTGAAATATTTAGAGTCTAGGAATATTTTTCCAACGCTAAATAGAATACAAATATATCCTTTTAAAATAGACTACTGTTTATATACTCCCAAAAGTATTTTGAACTCCAAATAAATAATCCAATATTATTTAAATCACTTTCACCATTTAAGCCTTGTAATTTATTTTAAATTCCAAAAAGTTGTAAATATTTAAAAAGGCACCAAAGAAAATCCAAATAAATATTAAAGCATCCAAGAATTATTATTTGATTAAGTTcatgttatcttctctcatttatacTTTGGGTTGGTTTGAATACGTTAAGAAGAAAATAAAATTTAAATTGAATAGTTGGGGAGGTCATTTTATGCTCTCTTATTTATATATAATTTTCATACTCCAATAGCTTCAAATCCTGGAAAAATCAAACAATCAAGCAATTTTAAATACTTATATTTTTTTATCAACATTCCTAATTTTGGACAAATTTTTTTGAGATGCTACAGGTGTCCTGTGTCCAACAAGATTGATGATGTCCTATGTATGAGCTACGTATGTTAAGGAATATATGTGTCCGCAAGCCTGCCTACCCGTCAGTTGCTTGTGTTTATGCCAATATGGTTTTCCCTGGTCACCGACACCCCAAGGCCAGTCCACAGTGTCTGCCTGTTAGATTTGTAGAAGCGTCTCAACCCCCAACATTTTTCTGAGTTTGTTTGGTGGAGGTCCGGTTTACGGCTTTTCctgatttttttttcagttttcatTTCCTATTATAATGGTTTTCTTTGTTTTGGTTTTCTTTCcagttttattttaaaaaataattatgaattttgaaaaatattctcaAGTTTTAAAGAATTGTTCACTAATTTTTTATAAAATTgcaaatttcaaaaaattgttcaaaacTTATTCAATACGTTCagtaaaaaaaataaagaaaacaagaaaagcccaaagaaaagaaagaaacccACAGAGAAAATCAGGAAAAACTCATGTAACGAGCGCAGACGCTGAACTGGCTCGACACACTTATGCAATTCGTCGACACTTTGCCGCAGTGAGCGTCGTCCAGAACTTCTCCATGAAGCCAGCCAGACTCCACCTAAAATTGCAAAGCCTATGGACCTTTTGTTCAAAACCGAACTTCtataattttagaaaatgttaatcaagttttTAAAAAATGTATGCATTTTCTTAAAAACTATCATATTTTTCTTAATGTTCATAAAAGTTTTGTGAAATGTTCATATCATGTCAATTTTGTTAACATTTTTCTAGAAAAATATTTACACATTTTAAATTTGTTCATAATTGATAAAAAAAGCACAAAAGTTTTACGGCATACATGTATTGAAGCATCCAAATACTACTAAAAATAGGCAAAAGTCTAAAAAAAACCTTGATTTTGTTCTTCAAGTCTGAATCAAACCTTGAACTGAGAATCCCTGAAATCATCACCCTGTGTTTGTTAATCCCGGTTAATCCCAGCCCATTAGTGCTAATAGCTGGTTTGGGCGTTGGGATTGCTGACGTGGCTAGGATTAGGGTTAACTGGACGCGACGATGAACTGACTGCGGGCCTCTTTGGGTACTCACATAAGGTGCAGCGGCGGGGAAAGAACAGAGCTTTTTATTGACGGGCAAAAACAGAGCTTCAGCAGGGGAACCAAATTAGGGTCCGTCAGTAGGCTGGCTGGCTGGCggcagcggctgcggcggcggcggcgacggcgacagtggcggcggcaacgacggcgacggcaacggcggcggctgcaATCGGCGATGTCTTCCTCCTCCCGCGCGTCGTAATCAGGCGGAGGTCGCGGGCGTAGGGCTCCATCAAGGTCGCCCGTGCAAGAAGTCTCCTCCCTGGAAGATACTAGTGTTGCGTCCATGAAATTGTGAACTCCCAATCTTCTCTACAAATTCTTCCTCGTCCTTCTTTCCATTTCTTATGGTATGAACACTTGAATCAGAGGCTGGCTGTGGATTTTTTCAGTGGCATAGTGATCCCTGCTCCCCAATCCTTGCAGAACTACTGCTCGATCTCAGGGCTGCAATCAGGAGGTTTGAAGCTGCAGGTAGTGATGACTGGCAACCATGATTGGAACAGGGCCAAAGAATTGGAACAGAGGATGCACTGAGTCAACAAGTTCTGGAGAAGAATGCAGAGATTGAACCAAAAATGTTATTGGCAGGTGTATTTACAGGATTTGTACTGCATTAATAGCTAGAAGAAAAATGTAATGCCAAAATCTTGTAATGGCTGAATGATGTAATGGTTGGATGATGTAATGATATTCCATGTTGCTATTTATGTGGTAATTGATGGTTCATTTTGTTAGACTGCAACTTGAGAAAACAACAGGAAGTGCTACTATGTGCTAAATTTCTGGTAACATATCACATAAACAGTAGGTAAATTTGTGAGAACATATCACATGTTCTCAACAACATATATGACATTTCAGCTTACACAAACACAGTTTGAGTAAACCAAAATAACAAGTAATTTATTAATATGCTAACAGAGTGACATAACCAGCAAAAGGACATAACCAGAGTGACATATCTAGTAAAATCACTAGTCCAGAGTGAGAAAATCACTAGTACAGCAGTTTAGTTCCGTATTTTTGCATAAGTTCATCACACAATAGGTACTATATGACCAGAGTGACATAAGGAACAAAAGGACATAGCAATTCAGTAATATGCTAACAGAAAATCACTACTCCATCATATCACATCTTTGATTTTTTCTTGGATTGCACATTCTGTTTTTTGGTAGCCTTCCTCTTCCCACCATTTGATCCTGCTTGTGCTTGAACTTCTCCTATGCTTTTAGCTAGCTGGCTTGATCTGATTTGAGCATCAGTGTTTGCTTGCTGTTAAAAAAATATGAGAGTACATAAGCATGTGAATGCACAAGTgattaagaaaaagaaaaactatttGAAACAAGAGAGTGAACTTGTATTTACCTCAGATGACTTCATTTTCCTGCCTGTTTTCTTCAGGAAGgcattcttcttcttccccttttcAGGATTCTTGTGGCAACCTGTCTTGTTGTGCCCCTTGTGGCCACACATGCTGCAAGTAATTTTAGTGCCATGCTTTGACATTTTCTTTCCTTTTGGTGCTTCTCCCTCTTCCCTCTTCCTGTCATTATTCCTAGGCCTACCTGGCATACTCACATACCCAGGTGCTTGTGGTCTAGGTTTGTCAGAGATAGGCCATCTCTCTTGTCCTTCTACTGGCTCCAAGCAGTGCTCATATATCTTCTTAAATTGCTCAACTGAATAGCATTTGTGAATGAAGTCAGCTATGTTTCTTCCACTCTTGTATATGGCACTGATGGCATGGCAACAAGGCATCCCTGCTAGCTGAAAGTAACCACAAGAGCAAGTCCATTTGTCCAAGTTCACTGTATAGCTCCTTCCTCTACCACTGACATGTTTCACCTCAAACCCTTCCTTGCCATTCCAGAGCACATCACAGAACTGAGTCATTTTGATGGCCACCTTAAGCTTCTTGAAAATGTTTGGGCATATATCACTAGATGTCCACTTTTCACTTTTTCTCCTATTTTCTTGGACTCTAAGTGTCATCTTGTGTCTAATCTTCTCTAGCATAGAGATGATAGGATAGAATCTGGCCTCAACTATAGCATTGTTAAAGGACTCACATAGATTGTTATCGACTGAGTCACAAAGGGACCCAACAGGAAAAAATGATCTTGCCCAATGCTTAGGCTCTGTCCTCATTATGTCCCTTGCACCTTCAGGTGTATCTTGAGCTAACTTGGCCTTCCTATACATGAAATCTTCTCTATTTGCAGCCTTGGCAATTGCCCAAAATTTCTTTTGCAGAGCATGCTCTCTAAACTTTTTTTTCCAGTTAGCATAGATGTGTCTAGCACACATTCTATGTTGTGCCTTTGGTACGTAGTTTTGCATTGCATTGATAAGGCCCTACATTGAAGTTGCAAAAAATATATTACAATAGGTACATAGGACAAATGTAGATGGGACAAATTAACCTAGCCTAAAAAAGTGTACCTAGCATAAAAGTGAGTCGGTCACGCTTCTACAAGGCGAGTGAACCTAAGCAACCTACCATAAAAGTGAGTAGGTCACGCTTCATCAAGGAGAGTGAACCTAAGCAACCTACCATAAAAGTGAGTACGTCATGCTTCGACAAGACGAGTGAACCTAACCAACATAGCATGAACCTAAACAAACTAGTAATTAATAGGATATCACTAACAAGTAAATAATTAACAAAAAGCCAATATGGACAACTATGTGGACAACATACCTTCTGTTGATCTGATATGAACACCCATCCTTCACCTTGATCATTAATATCCAAGTCCTTTATCAAAAGGCCAACAAACCACTCCCAAGATTCACTAGTTTCTTTCTCCACTACTGCCCAAGCTACTGGATACATTTGATTATTAACATCTCTACCAATAGCACATAGAAGCTCACCTTGACATGCTCCTTTGAAAAAACAGCCATCAAGCCCAATAACTCTTCTGCAAGCTTTAAAACCCTTTTTCATAGCATTGAAGCATACATAGAAGCTTTGGAAAATATTTTGATCCATGTACTCAGGGTTCAAGCCAACAAGGATTGTGCTCCCAGGATTGCTCCTAAGTAGTTCAAGCTGGTAGTCGAACACCTTGGTGTACTCATCTTTCAGTCCGGCAAGTAGCTTCTCTGACACTATCTTCTTAGCAGGCTTGCACTTTGATGTTGAAACATCCGCAAAGAAATCTTTCAGAACCGTGGCTTTAATGCTATCAATTTTCCATGTCGGATTGGCTCTTAAGATGTGCTCATATCTCCTAGCAATAACTTTTGCTGTGACAAGGTGATTGTCTCTGTTAGGTGCACACTCATTTTGATCTTCATATGTGATCACCTGAAATCTAGAACACCTGCTACTATAAGCACCATATATAGTCCACGGACATCCAGGCCATCCACACTTAGCCCTGATCCTCCCTTCTTCTGACTTCATGAAGTTTATACTTCTAAATGTCAGAAGTCCATATTTTATTAGTGCCTTCCTCATCTGTTCCTTGCTCCTGAAAACCATTCCCAAGCAGAATAGTGGAATATCTACCTTAGGGTTGTACCTAGGGAACTTAGTTTTCCTCCTAACAAATTCTCCTTCATGATCACTTTCCTCATCATTGGAGTAATCTTCATCATCTGAGTCAAAGTGGTCTTCTCCTACCACTTCTTCCACATTTGCCACTAGATCTATTGGAACAACACCAGATGGATTTCTCTGAGCCCATCTCTTTGAGTCTCTAATTCTCTTCTTAAAAGCCTTTGCTTGTTCCCTTAGTTCCACATATTCCTCTTCCAGTCCACTGTCATCACTTCCTGCCACATAATCACTATCATCCTCCTCACTGTCTGAAACTGCAGAGCCATTGTCATCATTGTCATGTTCTTGTGTTTGTTGAGCTGCTGCATTACCACTATCTATTACTGGATTAATGACCTGAGAGCTATATATCTAAACCTGAGAACTTTGTATCTGAAATTGGGAACTCAATATCTGAACTTGTGAACTTTCAGTCCTCTGTTTCCTACAGAAATTGTGATTTGTAGGGCTGCTAATCACCTAGGTAATAACAACACTCTCATTTGGTTCGAGCACATTTTCTATTGCGGTCAATGATGATGGATCCACACTAATTATTTGCACATCATCGTCTGCAGTTATGAGTGCATCTGGTTCTACATCAGTCTCTCCTTCTAAATCATTGTCCATCTCATTTTCAAAATCACTACCACTGTCACTTGCACTCTGATCATCTTGCTCCCCAAAATACTCCACATAGACCTCAGCCACTCCTCCATCAGTTATATATTCAGACATCTTCATACAACCAGCATCATCACTCAAAAATAATAGGCCATCCACTAGTTTTTTACCAGGCATCAGGAAGTGAATCTTCATACTTTCTTTCACTGGTATGTGATCACCAAGAAAGCCTTTGATCTCTGGCAAAGACAATCTATCCCTTTCAATCTCTGAACTTGCTTCATCTCCACCAACATAGTCTAAAGTAGGCCCAATTCGAACAAATTGGCCACCAAAATGAAACCGCACATGTAGTTTGTCGCAAGGAtccatgatgacatgaggaacctGCATTGCCACAGATTTTTTGATAAAATCAACGAGTGATACAAGTACTCCGAACTAGATGTAAGAAAAATCTATTGTTTCTGCACAAAGTAAATGCCCTAAAAACCAGATTTTTCTGCGCCTACAAACCCTAACCAGAGACAATCATTGGTGAAAAAAACAAGGACGAGAAGACGAATAGAAGATGGAAGGGGATTACCAGAGATTTTTCCATCCGCCGTGATCGTCTTGTCGTCCCCGTGATCAATCAATGCATGTACGCCATTGCCGCTGCAAGCTGGGGAAGGAACGGGTGACGTCCAAGGAGAGAAACAGGGGAAGGAGCAGGTTCGTGGTGGGGTTTATGAGGACAGTAGGGCCCATAGTCCGTCCATCATGGCGTCCAATTAACCCCTAATCCCAGCCACGCCAGCAATCCCGACGCCCAAACCATCTATTAGCACTAATGGGCTGGGATAAACCGGGATTAACAAAGACAAGGTGACAATTCCAGGGATTCTCAATTCAGGGTTTGATTCAGACTTGGAGAACAAAATCAAGGTTTTTTTTAGACTTTTGCCCTACTAAATACTACAACGACGTACAGAAAAAAAAACATGGGGGCCGGGGGCGGTCAGACATCGTTTGTACATCATCTGCCCTCCAATACAGTTACAACACCTGAGTGGCCCACCATCGATGCAATCCACCATTTCTTGTCAGGGATGTAAATGACAAATAAATGGTCTGAAAACCTCGTTCAGTTAGCTTTAGCTAGCTTGATAGTTTATTTTTTCAAACAAAAACTTTATTAAACTATTAGACAGTAGCAGAATCAACAATAAGATGGCCCATGAGCTCGCACGACAGCAGCTGCCAGCGATGACAACTCACGCAGCGGCCGCAGGGGCAGCAGCTTGGATGCAACAACAGTAGTAGTTTAGATGCGACATCAGCTGCTTATGGCCAATGTCCGCTAgcacggacggcggcggcgagccggggtcGAATCCGTCGGAGGTTATTATACTAGCGGGAGTAACTTATGGGATGAGAACTTTTTCGGTCATATGATATGGGCCTTTTTTTGCCTTGTAGTACGTTGAAACGACGGTTATTATACAGTTCGGGGTTTTTTACTGGATCCGTTAGAAATGATCTAAGGATATCTCCAACACTGACCCATAAACCCAACACTCTATCCGTCTGCGTGGGGTGTTATATACACATAGTGAGTTTTCACAACTTGGTATACTAGTTTCGCCGACAATGCGCGAGgtgttatctactccctccgtttttaaatatccTTTTTAGagttctttttattttgttttctggttttt from Triticum aestivum cultivar Chinese Spring chromosome 3B, IWGSC CS RefSeq v2.1, whole genome shotgun sequence includes these protein-coding regions:
- the LOC123064779 gene encoding uncharacterized protein, translating into MPCCHAISAIYKSGRNIADFIHKCYSVEQFKKIYEHCLEPVEGQERWPISDKPRPQAPGYVSMPGRPRNNDRKREEGEAPKGKKMSKHGTKITCSMCGHKGHNKTGCHKNPEKGKKKNAFLKKTGRKMKSSEQANTDAQIRSSQLAKSIGEVQAQAGSNGGKRKATKKQNVQSKKKSKM